A region of Arabidopsis thaliana chromosome 5, partial sequence DNA encodes the following proteins:
- the SIR gene encoding sulfite reductase (sulfite reductase (SIR); FUNCTIONS IN: sulfite reductase activity, sulfite reductase (ferredoxin) activity, copper ion binding; INVOLVED IN: sulfate reduction, response to salt stress, response to cold; LOCATED IN: in 7 components; EXPRESSED IN: 25 plant structures; EXPRESSED DURING: 15 growth stages; CONTAINS InterPro DOMAIN/s: Sulphite reductase, ferredoxin dependent (InterPro:IPR011787), Nitrite/sulphite reductase iron-sulphur/siroheam-binding site (InterPro:IPR006066), Nitrite/sulphite reductase 4Fe-4S domain (InterPro:IPR006067), Nitrite/sulphite reductase, hemoprotein beta-component, ferrodoxin-like (InterPro:IPR005117); BEST Arabidopsis thaliana protein match is: nitrite reductase 1 (TAIR:AT2G15620.1); Has 1807 Blast hits to 1807 proteins in 277 species: Archae - 0; Bacteria - 0; Metazoa - 736; Fungi - 347; Plants - 385; Viruses - 0; Other Eukaryotes - 339 (source: NCBI BLink).) gives MSSTFRAPAGAATVFTADQKIRLGRLDALRSSHSVFLGRYGRGGVPVPPSASSSSSSPIQAVSTPAKPETATKRSKVEIIKEKSNFIRYPLNEELLTEAPNVNESAVQLIKFHGSYQQYNREERGGRSYSFMLRTKNPSGKVPNQLYLTMDDLADEFGIGTLRLTTRQTFQLHGVLKQNLKTVMSSIIKNMGSTLGACGDLNRNVLAPAAPYVKKDYLFAQETADNIAALLSPQSGFYYDMWVDGEQFMTAEPPEVVKARNDNSHGTNFVDSPEPIYGTQFLPRKFKVAVTVPTDNSVDLLTNDIGVVVVSDENGEPQGFNIYVGGGMGRTHRMESTFARLAEPIGYVPKEDILYAVKAIVVTQREHGRRDDRKYSRMKYLISSWGIEKFRDVVEQYYGKKFEPSRELPEWEFKSYLGWHEQGDGAWFCGLHVDSGRVGGIMKKTLREVIEKYKIDVRITPNQNIVLCDIKTEWKRPITTVLAQAGLLQPEFVDPLNQTAMACPAFPLCPLAITEAERGIPSILKRVRAMFEKVGLDYDESVVIRVTGCPNGCARPYMAELGLVGDGPNSYQVWLGGTPNLTQIARSFMDKVKVHDLEKVCEPLFYHWKLERQTKESFGEYTTRMGFEKLKELIDTYKGVSQ, from the exons ATGTCATCGACGTTTCGAGCTCCGGCGGGAGCCGCTACTGTGTTTACGGCGGATCAGAAGATCAGACTTGGGAGGCTCGACGCTCTGAGATCCTCTCATTCTGTTTTCTTAGGAAGATATGGACGCGGCGGCGTCCCGGTTCCTCCTTCCGCTTCTTCGTCGAGTTCTTCGCCTATTCAAGCCGTCTCCACT ccTGCGAAGCCTGAGACTGCGACCAAGCGGAGCAAAGTCGAAATTATCAAGGAGAAGAGTAATTTCATAAGGTATCCTTTGAACGAGGAGCTTTTAACAGAGGCTCCAAATGTCAACGAGTCAGCCGTGCAGCTTATCAAGTTCCACGGTAGCTACCAACAGTACAACAGAGAAGAACGTGGTGGAAGATCTTACTCCTTCATGCTTCGAACTAAGAATCCATCTGGGAAGGTCCCTAACCAGCTCTATTTGACTATGGATGACTTAGCTGATGAGTTTGGAATTGGTACTCTTCGTTTGACCACAAGGCAGACGTTTCAGCTTCATGGTGTTCTGAAGCAGAATCTTAAGACTGTGATGAGCTcgattattaaaaatatggGTAGCACGCTTGGTGCATGTGGTGATCTGAACAGAAATGTTCTTGCTCCTGCTGCACCTTATGTGAAGAAAGACTATCTCTTTGCACAAGAAACTGCTGACAACATTGCggctcttctttctcctcaatCAGGGTTCTATTATGATATGTGGGTTGATGGAGAGCAGTTCATGACTGCTGAACCTCCAGAGGTAGTGAAGGCTCGAAATGATAACTCCCATGGAACTAACTTTGTCGACTCTCCTGAGCCCATCTATGGCACCCAGTTCTTGCCTAGAAAGTTCAAGGTCGCTGTAACTGTTCCTACAGATAATTCCGTCGACCTCCTCACCAATGACATTggcgttgttgttgtttcagatGAAAATGGGGAACCACAGGGTTTCAATATTTAT GTTGGTGGGGGTATGGGAAGAACACACAGAATGGAGTCTACTTTTGCCCGCCTGGCAGAACCAATAGGTTATGTTCCAAAGGAAGATATTTTGTATGCTGTGAAGGCCATTGTAGTCACACAGCGAGAACACGGGAGACGAGATGATCGTAAATATAGCAGAATGAAATATTTGATCAGCTCCTGGGGAATTGAGAAGTTCAGAGATGTTGTTGAGCAATATTATGGTAAAAAGTTTGAGCCTTCCCGTGAACTTCCAGAGTGGGAGTTCAAGAGTTACTTGGGATGGCATGAACAG GGAGATGGTGCATGGTTTTGTGGGCTTCACGTAGACAGTGGTCGTGTTGGAGGTATAATGAAGAAGACGCTGAGAGAAGTAATagagaaatacaaaattgatGTCCGCATcacaccaaaccaaaacattgtCTTGTGTGATATAAAGACTGAATGGAAGCGTCCCATCACCACAGTACTTGCTCAGGCCGGCTTACTG CAACCTGAGTTTGTCGACCCATTAAACCAAACTGCAATGGCTTGCCCAGCTTTTCCTTTGTGCCCTCTGGCAATAACTGAGGCAGAGCGCGGGATCCCCAGCATTCTAAAGAGAGTTAGGGCAATGTTTGAAAAG GTTGGTCTGGACTACGACGAGTCTGTTGTGATAAGAGTAACCGGTTGTCCAAACGGCTGTGCAAGACCGTACATGGCTGAGCTCGGTCTAGTCGGGGATGGTCCCAACAGCTATCAG GTTTGGCTAGGAGGAACACCGAACCTGACCCAGATAGCGAGAAGTTTCATGGATAAGGTTAAGGTTCACGACTTAGAGAAAGTCTGCGAGCCATTGTTCTATCACTGGAAACTAGAGAGGCAAACTAAAGAATCATTTGGAGAATACACAACCCGCATG GGATTCGAGAAACTGAAGGAGCTGATAGATACATACAAAGGAGTTTCTCAATGA
- a CDS encoding RNA-binding (RRM/RBD/RNP motifs) family protein (RNA-binding (RRM/RBD/RNP motifs) family protein; FUNCTIONS IN: RNA binding, nucleotide binding, nucleic acid binding; INVOLVED IN: biological_process unknown; LOCATED IN: nucleolus; EXPRESSED IN: 22 plant structures; EXPRESSED DURING: 13 growth stages; CONTAINS InterPro DOMAIN/s: RNA recognition motif, RNP-1 (InterPro:IPR000504), Nucleotide-binding, alpha-beta plait (InterPro:IPR012677); BEST Arabidopsis thaliana protein match is: RNA recognition motif (RRM)-containing protein (TAIR:AT3G47120.1); Has 1807 Blast hits to 1807 proteins in 277 species: Archae - 0; Bacteria - 0; Metazoa - 736; Fungi - 347; Plants - 385; Viruses - 0; Other Eukaryotes - 339 (source: NCBI BLink).), with amino-acid sequence MGAKAKKALKKNMKKVAASASSSQLPLPQNPKPSADFLPLEGGPARKAPVTTPPLQNKATVLYIGRIPHGFYETEIEAFFSQFGTVKRVRVARNKKTGKSKHFGFIQFEDPEVAEIAAGAMNDYLLMEHMLKVHVIEPENVKPNLWRGFKCNFKPVDSVQIERRQLNKERTLEEHRKMLQKIVKKDQKRRKRIEAAGIEYECPELVGNTQPVPKRIKFSEED; translated from the exons ATGGGTGCCAAGGCGAAGAAAgctttgaagaagaacatgaagaaGGTTGCTGCTtcggcttcttcttctcagctacCTCTTCCCCAGAACCCGAAACCTTCAGCTGATTTTTTG CCACTAGAAGGAGGTCCAGCTCGAAAAGCTCCAGTTACCACCCCACCTCTTCAGAATAAAGCTACTGTGCTATACATCGGTAGAATCCCTCATGGCTTCTATGAGACTGAGATTGAAG CTTTCTTCTCGCAGTTTGGAACAGTTAAGAGAGTTAGAGTCGccagaaacaaaaag ACTGGGAAATCAAAGCATTTTGGGTTCATACAGTTTGAGGACCCTGAG GTGGCGGAAATTGCAGCGGGTGCAATGAATGATTATTTGTTGATGGAGCACATGCTTAAAGTCCATGTCATTGAACCAGAGAATGTTAAACCCAATCT GTGGAGAGGGTTTAAATGTAACTTCAAACCAGTGGATTCGGTTCAGATTGAGCGAAGACAACTTAATAAG GAAAGGACATTGGAAGAGCATAGGAAAATGTTGCAGAAGATAGTTAAAAAGGATCAgaaaaggaggaagagaatcGAAGCCGCTGGAATAGAATACGAATGCCCTGAGCTT GTTGGAAACACACAGCCAGTCCCGAAGAGGATCAAGTTTAGTGAAGAAGACTAA
- a CDS encoding S-adenosyl-L-methionine-dependent methyltransferases superfamily protein (S-adenosyl-L-methionine-dependent methyltransferases superfamily protein; FUNCTIONS IN: catalytic activity; EXPRESSED IN: shoot apex, sperm cell, flower; EXPRESSED DURING: petal differentiation and expansion stage; CONTAINS InterPro DOMAIN/s: Spermine synthase (InterPro:IPR001045); BEST Arabidopsis thaliana protein match is: S-adenosyl-L-methionine-dependent methyltransferases superfamily protein (TAIR:AT2G31740.1); Has 30201 Blast hits to 17322 proteins in 780 species: Archae - 12; Bacteria - 1396; Metazoa - 17338; Fungi - 3422; Plants - 5037; Viruses - 0; Other Eukaryotes - 2996 (source: NCBI BLink).), which yields MALDVRIFEKTSPSRFISFTIPNPNSPIHLLRVAVLDSPVHSTESSPPRVAAILVPKHRESDWIFSTESGQLQLLLNMPEISRLILIGDDHDTDSDLPAVYHRPNGEDDESEKLEIRLKPLVVALLPKTLTREEIDDVPFLIYDDNVVSSVEIEKCVGPFVGEMLIEDVEIEIDDGVREFRRRLRFKRMPNLVQSAIKIIPRSCSNPSLPLMGTEFKLDLTELVHPYLAPMVASLSLIGSDVYDHLKSKPKALCIGVGGGGLLSFLRLQLGFEVTGVEIDPEVLRIARQYFGLEESLARVHVEDGIEFLKRLSKSCDDDARFDVLMVDLDSTDPIHGMTAPPVEFVAKDVLLAARTVLVPSGVFIINVIPPNKTFYQELQDQFRHVFAELYEIDVGNGENFVLIATVAPRKSGFNRENLTPAVSGKYLDAIQKI from the coding sequence ATGGCGCTTGATGTGAGAATCTTCGAGAAAACCTCTCCTTCTCGTTTCATCTCTTTCACTATCCCTAACCCTAATTCTCCGATTCATCTCCTCCGCGTCGCCGTCCTCGACTCGCCTGTTCATTCCACTGAGTCTTCTCCTCCCCGAGTCGCCGCCATTCTCGTCCCCAAGCACCGAGAATCCGATTGGATCTTCTCCACTGAGTCCGGTCAATTACAGCTTCTCCTTAACATGCCAGAAATCTCTCGATTGATCTTGATCGGTGATGATCACGATACTGACTCTGATTTACCTGCGGTTTATCACCGACCGAACGGCGAAGACGACGAATCTGAGAAACTCGAGATAAGATTGAAACCTCTTGTGGTAGCTTTGTTACCTAAAACCCTAACACGAGAAGAAATCGACGATGTGCCTTTTCTGATTTACGATGATAATGTTGTCTCCAGTGTAGAGATTGAAAAATGCGTCGGGCCTTTCGTTGGTGAAATGTTAATTGAAGATGTAGAGATTGAGATCGATGATGGAGTTAGAGAATTTAGGAGGAGATTGAGGTTTAAGAGAATGCCAAATTTAGTTCAATCTGCCATTAAAATCATTCCCAGAAGTTGTTCGAATCCTTCTCTGCCATTAATGGGAACAGAGTTCAAGCTTGATCTTACGGAACTTGTGCATCCTTACTTGGCACCAATGGTGGCAAGTCTTAGCTTGATTGGTTCTGATGTATATGATCATCTCAAATCTAAACCAAAGGCATTGTGCATTGGGGTTGGAGGTGGTGGATTGCTAAGTTTCTTAAGGCTACAGTTAGGGTTCGAAGTTACAGGCGTAGAGATAGATCCTGAAGTCTTGAGGATTGCAAGGCAATACTTCGGGTTAGAGGAAAGCTTAGCTCGTGTTCACGTTGAAGATGGTATTGAGTTCTTAAAGAGACTTTCTAAAAGCTGTGATGATGATGCCAGATTTGATGTCTTGATGGTTGATCTGGACTCTACTGATCCAATTCACGGCATGACTGCTCCTCCGGTTGAGTTTGTGGCTAAAGATGTGTTGCTAGCTGCAAGAACTGTTCTTGTTCCTTCTGGGGTTTTCATTATCAATGTCATTCCTCCGAACAAGACATTTTACCAAGAGCTTCAAGACCAGTTTAGACATGTCTTTGCCGAGTTGTATGAGATCGATGTAGGAAATGGTGAGAATTTTGTTCTCATCGCAACCGTTGCACCTAGAAAGAGCGGTTTCAACAGAGAGAATCTAACACCCGCTGTCTCGGGAAAGTATCTTGATGCTATACAGAAAATCTGA
- the BIOF gene encoding biotin F (biotin F (BIOF); CONTAINS InterPro DOMAIN/s: Aminotransferase, class I/classII (InterPro:IPR004839), Pyridoxal phosphate-dependent transferase, major domain (InterPro:IPR015424), Pyridoxal phosphate-dependent transferase, major region, subdomain 1 (InterPro:IPR015421); BEST Arabidopsis thaliana protein match is: long chain base2 (TAIR:AT5G23670.2); Has 35333 Blast hits to 34131 proteins in 2444 species: Archae - 798; Bacteria - 22429; Metazoa - 974; Fungi - 991; Plants - 531; Viruses - 0; Other Eukaryotes - 9610 (source: NCBI BLink).), with product MADHSWDKTVEEAVNVLESRQILRSLRPICMSRQNEEEIVKSRANGGDGYEVFDGLCQWDRTSVEVSVSIPTFQKWLHDEPSNGEEIFSGDALAECRKGRFKKLLLFSGNDYLGLSSHPTISNAAANAVKEYGMGPKGSALICGYTTYHRLLESSLAQLKKKEDCLVCPTGFAANMAAMVAIGSVASLLAASGKPLKNEKVAIFSDALNHASIIDGVRLAERQGNVEVFVYRHCDMYHLNSLLSNCKMKRKVVVTDSLFSMDGDFAPMEELSQLRKKYGFLLVIDDAHGTFVCGENGGGVAEEFNCEADVDLCVGTLSKAAGCHGGFIACSKKWKQLIQSRGRSFIFSTAIPVPMAAAAYAAVVVARKEIWRRKAIWERVKEFKELSGVDISSPIISLVVGNQEKALKASRYLLKSGFHVMAIRPPTVPPNSCRLRVTLSAAHTTEDVKKLITALSSCLDFDNTATHIPSFLFPKL from the exons ATGGCGGATCATTCGTGGGATAAAACTGTGGAAGAAGCAGTGAATGTGCTTGAATCCAGGCAAATTCTTCGATCTTTGAGGCCCATTTGCATGTCTAGgcaaaacgaagaagaaatagTGAAAAGCAGAGCCAATGGAGGAGACGGGTACGAGGTGTTCGACGGTTTGTGTCAATGGGATCGGACTTCAGTTGAGGTGTCTGTCTCGATTCCTACATTTCAGAAATGGCTTCACGATGAACCCAGCAACG GAGAAGAGATTTTTAGTGGAGATGCATTAGCTGAGTGTAGAAAAGGGAGATTCAAGAAGCTGCTTTTGTTCTCTGGGAATGATTATTTGGGTTTGAGCTCACATCCTACAATATCAAACGCTGCTGCAAAC GCAGTCAAAGAATATGGTATGGGACCTAAGGGTTCTGCTTTAATATGTGGCTATACCACTTATCATCGTTTGCTTGAGTCTAGTTTGGCGcaactgaagaaaaaagag GATTGTCTTGTTTGTCCTACTGGGTTTGCTGCCAATATGGCTGCAATGGTTGCAATTGGAAGTGTTGCTTCTCTTTTGGCCGCTAGCGGGAAACCTCTGAAGAATGAAAAAGTTGCCATCTTTTCTGATGCGCTGAATCATGCATCAATTATTGATGGTGTCCGTCTTGCTGAACGACAAGGAAATgttgaagtttttgtttatcgACACTGTGACATGTATCACCTTAATTCGTTATT ATCAAATTGCAAAATGAAGAGGAAGGTCGTGGTGACTGATAG CTTATTTAGTATGGACGGTGACTTTGCACCAATGGAAGAGCTCTCTCAGCTTCGGAAGAAGTATGGCTTCCTTCTAGTTATTGATGAT GCTCATGGAACATTTGTCTGTGGAGAAAACGGTGGTGGCGTGGCTGAGGAATTTAACTGTGAAGCTGATGTAGATTTATGTGTGGGCACTTTGAGTAAGGCAGCAGGGTGTCATGGCGGTTTCATAGCTTGCAG CAAAAAATGGAAGCAACTGATACAGTCGAGAGGTCGttcattcatattttcaaCAGCAATCCCTGTCCCAATGGCTGCAGCTGCTTATGCAGCAGTTGTAGTGGCGAGGAAGGAGATATGGAGAAGAAAGGCAATATGGGAGAGGGTAAAAGAGTTCAAGGAATTATCTGGAGTTGACATCTCAAGCCCCATTATCTCACTTGTTGTAGGGAATCAAGAGAAAGCCCTCAAAGCGAGCCG GTATCTATTAAAATCAGGCTTCCATGTAATGGCAATACGACCGCCCACAGTGCCACCCAATTCTTGcag GCTAAGGGTGACACTGAGTGCAGCACATACCACAGAAGATGTGAAGAAACTCATCACTGcgctttcttcttgtttggaCTTTGACAACACAGCCACTCACATTCCTTCCTTTCTATTTCCCAAATTATAA
- the BIOF gene encoding biotin F, translated as MADHSWDKTVEEAVNVLESRQILRSLRPICMSRQNEEEIVKSRANGGDGYEVFDGLCQWDRTSVEVSVSIPTFQKWLHDEPSNGEEIFSGDALAECRKGRFKKLLLFSGNDYLGLSSHPTISNAAANAVKEYGMGPKGSALICGYTTYHRLLESSLAQLKKKEDCLVCPTGFAANMAAMVAIGSVASLLAASGKPLKNEKVAIFSDALNHASIIDGVRLAERQGNVEVFVYRHCDMYHLNSLLSNCKMKRKVVVTDSLFSMDGDFAPMEELSQLRKKYGFLLVIDDAHGTFVCGENGGGVAEEFNCEADVDLCVGTLSKAAGCHGGFIACSKKWKQLIQSRGRSFIFSTAIPVPMAAAAYAAVVVARKEIWRRKAIWERVKEFKELSGVDISSPIISLVVGNQEKALKASRFTHISLCLLFPYSHTHIHL; from the exons ATGGCGGATCATTCGTGGGATAAAACTGTGGAAGAAGCAGTGAATGTGCTTGAATCCAGGCAAATTCTTCGATCTTTGAGGCCCATTTGCATGTCTAGgcaaaacgaagaagaaatagTGAAAAGCAGAGCCAATGGAGGAGACGGGTACGAGGTGTTCGACGGTTTGTGTCAATGGGATCGGACTTCAGTTGAGGTGTCTGTCTCGATTCCTACATTTCAGAAATGGCTTCACGATGAACCCAGCAACG GAGAAGAGATTTTTAGTGGAGATGCATTAGCTGAGTGTAGAAAAGGGAGATTCAAGAAGCTGCTTTTGTTCTCTGGGAATGATTATTTGGGTTTGAGCTCACATCCTACAATATCAAACGCTGCTGCAAAC GCAGTCAAAGAATATGGTATGGGACCTAAGGGTTCTGCTTTAATATGTGGCTATACCACTTATCATCGTTTGCTTGAGTCTAGTTTGGCGcaactgaagaaaaaagag GATTGTCTTGTTTGTCCTACTGGGTTTGCTGCCAATATGGCTGCAATGGTTGCAATTGGAAGTGTTGCTTCTCTTTTGGCCGCTAGCGGGAAACCTCTGAAGAATGAAAAAGTTGCCATCTTTTCTGATGCGCTGAATCATGCATCAATTATTGATGGTGTCCGTCTTGCTGAACGACAAGGAAATgttgaagtttttgtttatcgACACTGTGACATGTATCACCTTAATTCGTTATT ATCAAATTGCAAAATGAAGAGGAAGGTCGTGGTGACTGATAG CTTATTTAGTATGGACGGTGACTTTGCACCAATGGAAGAGCTCTCTCAGCTTCGGAAGAAGTATGGCTTCCTTCTAGTTATTGATGAT GCTCATGGAACATTTGTCTGTGGAGAAAACGGTGGTGGCGTGGCTGAGGAATTTAACTGTGAAGCTGATGTAGATTTATGTGTGGGCACTTTGAGTAAGGCAGCAGGGTGTCATGGCGGTTTCATAGCTTGCAG CAAAAAATGGAAGCAACTGATACAGTCGAGAGGTCGttcattcatattttcaaCAGCAATCCCTGTCCCAATGGCTGCAGCTGCTTATGCAGCAGTTGTAGTGGCGAGGAAGGAGATATGGAGAAGAAAGGCAATATGGGAGAGGGTAAAAGAGTTCAAGGAATTATCTGGAGTTGACATCTCAAGCCCCATTATCTCACTTGTTGTAGGGAATCAAGAGAAAGCCCTCAAAGCGAGCCGGTTCACACacatctctctctgtcttctaTTTCCTtactcacacacacacatacacttGTAA
- the BIOF gene encoding biotin F (biotin F (BIOF); CONTAINS InterPro DOMAIN/s: Aminotransferase, class I/classII (InterPro:IPR004839), Pyridoxal phosphate-dependent transferase, major domain (InterPro:IPR015424), Pyridoxal phosphate-dependent transferase, major region, subdomain 1 (InterPro:IPR015421); BEST Arabidopsis thaliana protein match is: long chain base2 (TAIR:AT5G23670.2); Has 10202 Blast hits to 10184 proteins in 2138 species: Archae - 77; Bacteria - 6906; Metazoa - 648; Fungi - 572; Plants - 222; Viruses - 9; Other Eukaryotes - 1768 (source: NCBI BLink).) produces the protein MGPKGSALICGYTTYHRLLESSLAQLKKKEDCLVCPTGFAANMAAMVAIGSVASLLAASGKPLKNEKVAIFSDALNHASIIDGVRLAERQGNVEVFVYRHCDMYHLNSLLSNCKMKRKVVVTDSLFSMDGDFAPMEELSQLRKKYGFLLVIDDAHGTFVCGENGGGVAEEFNCEADVDLCVGTLSKAAGCHGGFIACSKKWKQLIQSRGRSFIFSTAIPVPMAAAAYAAVVVARKEIWRRKAIWERVKEFKELSGVDISSPIISLVVGNQEKALKASRYLLKSGFHVMAIRPPTVPPNSCRLRVTLSAAHTTEDVKKLITALSSCLDFDNTATHIPSFLFPKL, from the exons ATGGGACCTAAGGGTTCTGCTTTAATATGTGGCTATACCACTTATCATCGTTTGCTTGAGTCTAGTTTGGCGcaactgaagaaaaaagag GATTGTCTTGTTTGTCCTACTGGGTTTGCTGCCAATATGGCTGCAATGGTTGCAATTGGAAGTGTTGCTTCTCTTTTGGCCGCTAGCGGGAAACCTCTGAAGAATGAAAAAGTTGCCATCTTTTCTGATGCGCTGAATCATGCATCAATTATTGATGGTGTCCGTCTTGCTGAACGACAAGGAAATgttgaagtttttgtttatcgACACTGTGACATGTATCACCTTAATTCGTTATT ATCAAATTGCAAAATGAAGAGGAAGGTCGTGGTGACTGATAG CTTATTTAGTATGGACGGTGACTTTGCACCAATGGAAGAGCTCTCTCAGCTTCGGAAGAAGTATGGCTTCCTTCTAGTTATTGATGAT GCTCATGGAACATTTGTCTGTGGAGAAAACGGTGGTGGCGTGGCTGAGGAATTTAACTGTGAAGCTGATGTAGATTTATGTGTGGGCACTTTGAGTAAGGCAGCAGGGTGTCATGGCGGTTTCATAGCTTGCAG CAAAAAATGGAAGCAACTGATACAGTCGAGAGGTCGttcattcatattttcaaCAGCAATCCCTGTCCCAATGGCTGCAGCTGCTTATGCAGCAGTTGTAGTGGCGAGGAAGGAGATATGGAGAAGAAAGGCAATATGGGAGAGGGTAAAAGAGTTCAAGGAATTATCTGGAGTTGACATCTCAAGCCCCATTATCTCACTTGTTGTAGGGAATCAAGAGAAAGCCCTCAAAGCGAGCCG GTATCTATTAAAATCAGGCTTCCATGTAATGGCAATACGACCGCCCACAGTGCCACCCAATTCTTGcag GCTAAGGGTGACACTGAGTGCAGCACATACCACAGAAGATGTGAAGAAACTCATCACTGcgctttcttcttgtttggaCTTTGACAACACAGCCACTCACATTCCTTCCTTTCTATTTCCCAAATTATAA